The proteins below come from a single Falco rusticolus isolate bFalRus1 chromosome 8, bFalRus1.pri, whole genome shotgun sequence genomic window:
- the ARL4C gene encoding ADP-ribosylation factor-like protein 4C, whose protein sequence is MGNISSNISAFQSLHIVMLGLDSAGKTTVLYRLKFNEFVNTVPTIGFNTEKIRLSNGTAKGISCHFWDVGGQEKLRPLWKSYSRCTDGIIYVVDSVDVDRLEEAKTELHKVTKFAENQGTPLLVIANKQDLPKSLPVAEIEKQLALHELTPSTTYHIQPACAIIGEGLTEGMDKLYEMILKRRKSLKQKKKR, encoded by the coding sequence ATGGGGAACATCTCCTCCAACATCTCCGCCTTCCAGTCCCTGCACATCGTCATGCTGGGCCTGGACTCGGCGGGGAAGACCACGGTGCTCTACCGGCTGAAGTTCAACGAGTTTGTCAACACCGTGCCCACCATCGGCTTCAACACGGAGAAGATCCGGCTGAGCAACGGGACGGCCAAGGGCATCAGCTGCCACTTTTGGGACGTGGGTGGTCAGGAGAAGCTGCGCCCGCTCTGGAAGTCCTACAGCCGCTGCACCGATGGCATCATCTACGTGGTGGACTCAGTGGACGTGGACCGGCTGGAGGAGGCCAAAACAGAGCTGCACAAGGTGACCAAGTTCGCCGAGAACCAGGGCACCCCGCTGCTGGTCATCGCCAACAAGCAGGACCTGCCCAAGTCCCTGCCGGTGGCCGAGATCGAGAAGCAGCTGGCCCTCCACGAGCTGACCCCTTCCACCACCTACCACATCCAGCCCGCCTGCGCCATCATCGGCGAGGGGCTCACGGAGGGCATGGACAAGCTCTACGAGATGATCTTGAAGCGGAGGAAGTCCCTCAAGCAGAAGAAGAAGCGGTAG